In Tsuneonella sp. CC-YZS046, the genomic window GCTTCGGCCATCTGGAATGCTCCGGTAAGTTTCGAGAATCAGTCTCGCCGGCTGATAGCGGCGGCGGCGCGAAGGGTGAAGGCGGTGATCGCGCTTATCCCATATCCGCGTTCTTCTTCATGCTCTCCTCCATCCGGGCGATCTGCTCCGGCGTGGCCTCGCTCTGATATTTCGCCTTCCATTCCTCCATCGGCATGCCGTGGATCGCCGCGCGCGCATCGGCCTTGCCCAGCCCGGCGCCCGCTTCGTCGATCCAGTCGGCCAGGCAATTCCGGCAAAAGCCCGCCAGCCCCATCAGCTCGATATTCTGGGCGTCATGCCGGCGCCGCAAATGGCGCACGAGGCGGCGGAAGGCTGCGGCGGCCACGCTGTCGGGCAGCAGGTCGAGCGGGTCGGTTCGATCGGGCATCGGCTTATTCCTTGTATCGTCGCACGCCTCTGACATAGGGCGATTGCCACTATTTCCGGAGTGCTATGCTTTGGCCAAGCTTGAACCACGTAACCGCAAGGTCAAGATACTCGCAACCGTCGGGCCGGCCAGCCATGACCCGGCGATGCTGCGCCGGCTGCTGCTGGCGGGGGCGGACGCCTTCCGGGTCAATATGAGCCATGGCGATCATGCGACCCATGCCGAGACGATCCAGGCGATCCGCGCCCTGGAGAAGGAATTCGCCCGCCCGATCGCGATTTTGTGCGATCTGCAGGGGCCGAAGCTGCGGGTCGGGACATTCAAGGAAGGAAAGGCGATCATTCGCCATTCCGGCCATTTCATCCTCGACCGCGACCCGGCACCGGGCAACGAGAATCGCGTCTGCCTGCCCCACCCGGAACTGTTCGGCATCCTCGAAAAGGGCCAGCGGCTGCTGATCGACGACGGCAAGATCCGGCTCCGGATCATCCGCGCCGACGACCAGGAGATCCTGTGCTCGGCGGAGGTCGGGGGCGTGATTTCGGATCGCAAGGGGGTCAATATCCCCGATGTCGAAATTCCCATCCCGGCCCTCACCGACAAGGACCGCAAGGATCTGGCATTCGCGGTCCAGAACGGGGCGGACTGGATTGCCCTCTCCTTCGTGCAGCGGCCCGAGGACATCGCCGAAGCGCGGCGCCTGATGGGCGGCTACGGGGCGCTGTGCGCCAAGATCGAGAAGCCGCAGGCGGTGAAGCGGCTGGGGGAAATCCTGGAACTGGCCGATGCGGTGATGGTCGCTCGCGGCGATCTCGGCGTGGAGCTGAACCCCGAGGAAGTCCCGCCGCTGCAGAAGCGCATCGTCGCCGCCGCGCGCACGGTCGGCAAGCCGGTGATCGTGGCCACGCAGATGCTCGAATCCATGATCGAAAGCCCGGCACCGACCCGCGCGGAAGTGTCCGATGTCGCCAATGCGGTGTATGACGGGGCCGATGCGGTGATGCTGTCGGCGGAGACGGCGGCCGGCAAATGGCCGGAGGAAGCGGTCACCATCATGCACCGGATCGCCGGGGAGGTGGAGCGTGATCCCGGCTACAAGGGGCGGGTCCATTTCCATGCGACCCTGCCCGATGCGACCACCGCCGATGCGCTCAGCCATGCCTGCATGACCATCGCCGAGACGGTTTCGATCGCCGCCATCATCGTGTTCACCGGATCGGGCGCCAGCGCCCGCCGGGTGGCGCGCGAACGGCCCGCGACCCCGATGCTGGTGCTGACGCCATCGACCGGCACCGCCCGGCGCATGGCGCTGCTGTGGGGCGCGCATGCGGTCACCACCCGGGACATCGGCAGCTTCGAGGAAATGATCGCCAAGGGCAAGCGGATGGCGCTGCGCCACGGTTTCGGCCATGCCGGTTCCAAGCTGATCGCGCTGGCCGGGGTGCCCTTCGGCACGCCGGGGGCGACCAATCTGCTGCATGTGGTGACGCTGACCGGGGACGAGCTGAAACGCGCCTGAGGCCTCAGGCGGCGGCGCGCTCCAGCCGGGCGCGGGCCTCGGCCTCGCCGATCAGGGGTAGCAGCTGTGCCATGTCCGGCCCCGAATCCCGCCCGGTCAGCGCCTGCCGCAAAGGCAGGAACAGCGCCTTGCCCTTGCGCCCGGTCGCTTCCTTCAAACCGCCGGTGAGGCTGTGCCAGGGATCGTCGCTCCAGGTCAGCAGCGCGGCGGCCTGGCCGAGGAATGCCTTCGTCTCGGCATCGAACGGCGGTTGCGCGACCGGGCCGGTCACGACCCTCCACCAGTCGGCGGCATCGGCCAGCGTGGAAAGGTTCGGGCGAATGGCGTTCCACCCTTGCTCGCTCATTCCGGCCGGCAGGCGATGCCGCACCTCGCCGAACGGAAGCTGATGCAGGATCGCCGCATTCAGCCGCTCCAGCTCGGCATCGTCGAACCGTGCAGGAGCACGTCCGAAGGTGGACAGATCGAAGCTCTCGACGAGCTGCGCGCGGTCCGCGATCGGCTCGACCGGCAGCGAAGTCCCCAGCCGCGCCAGCAACGCCACCAGTGCCTGCGGCTCGATTCCGCGAGTGCGAAATGCATCCGCGCCGAGCGCGCCCAGACGCTTGGACAGCTTGCCTTCGCTGCCCACCAGCAGCGCTTCGTGAGCAAAGCGCGGGGGTGCAGCATGAAGTGCGGTAAACATTTGAATTTGCACAGCAGTATTGGAAACGTGATCCTCGCCGCGCAGCACGTCCGTCACCCCCATGGCGATGTCGTCCACCGCGCTGGGCAGCATGTAGAGCCAGCTCCCGTCCGCGCGCCGGACAACCGGGTCGGAAAGCTGCGCCGGGTCGAAATGCTGCGCCCCCCGGATGCCGTCCTGCCACGCGATTGGCTCACCATGATCCAGCTTGAAGCGCCAATGCGGCGCGATGCCCTGCGCCTCCTTCTCGGCGCGATCCGCATCCGTCAGCTTGAGCGCGCCGCGATCGTAGATCGGCGGCAGGCCCCGGCCCAGCAGCACCTTGCGCTTGAGTTCCAGTTCCTGCGCGGTTTCGTAGCAGGGATAGGCGCGGCCCTGCCCCTTCAAGGCTTCGAACGCGGCTTCGTAGCGATCGAACCGACGCGACTGGCGTTCCTCCGCGTCGGGTTCCAGCCCGAGCCAGGCGAGGTCCTCGCGAATCGCCTCTACGTAATCTTCCCGGCTGCGCTCCGCATCGGTGTCGTCGATCCGCAGCAGGAAACGCCCGCCCCCCTTCTTCGCCAGCAGCCAGTTATGCAGGGCAGTGCGGATATTGCCGACGTGGAGCCGCCCGGTGGGCGACGGGGCAAAGCGGGTTACGATATCCATGATCGCCCTATAACGCGCGGGCTGGCGCGCGCCAGTGCGGTGAATTTGAAATGCGCCTCATTCTGGCGGCAGGAGCGGAACCTGTCTCAAGCCCATGAACCACGCCGGAATCGCATGGTCATTGGAGCATGGTTCAGCAATCGGTGTTGGCAGCCTCAAGCGCGGCGACGGCGCGGACGGTCACGTCATGCAGATGTTCCAGCCGGTCGGCGCGGACCAGCCCCTGCAGCGTATCGTGGAAGGCCGCGCTGTTGCGCCCGCCGACCGCGCGGATCATGGCGGCAAGGGTATGTTCGTCCGGGCTGAGTGCCAGGCAGCAGGGGCGGTGAACCATGAAGGATTCCGGCCAGCAGCGCCGCACCGCTTCGGCCAGTTCCAGCACGCTGCGCGCGGCGGTCACACTGCGGAAGCGGGTCGTCAGCTCCAGGATCGGGTCGCGCCCCGCCGCCTCGAACAGCGCGCACATGCGCATGGCCATGACCAGCTGCAGCCCCTGCAGGGAGAGAGCCCTCAAATCGGCCGGGCGCGCCAGGGCCGCGATCGTCGCCGAAAATCTTTCCGATGGGTCGGCGGAGACACGCCGAATGTGATCTGCCACGTGCAGGACTCCTCTCTTGCGATTGACTCGCAAGAGGTTTAACGCCAGAAGCGATCCCCCGTCAATGCAAATGATTTGCAATAACCAAAATGCCGGTCAGCCGCTCCGGAACTTGTGGGTGATCGGATAGCGCCGGTCGCGCCCGAAATTGCGCGCACCCAGCTTGACCCCGGGCGGCGCCTGGCGCCGCTTGTATTCCGCGAGGTGGAGCAGGCGCTCGATCCGCACCACGGTGTCGCGGTCATGGCCTTCCGCCACCACCTGCTCCACGCTCTTCTCATGCTCGACCAGCCCCAGCAGGATCGCATCCAGCACCGGATAGGGCGGCAGCGAATCCTCGTCCTTCTGGTCCGGCCGCAGCTCCGCGCTCGGTGGCTTGCGAATGATGTTTTCCGGGATCACCGGCCCTTCCGGCCCCAGCCCGATCTTCGGCTTGTGGCTGTTGCGCCATTCCGAAACCGCGAAGACAGTCATCTTGTAGGCATCCTTGAGCGGATTGTAGCCGCCCGCCATGTCGCCGTATATGGTGGCGTAGCCCACGCTCATCTCGCTCTTGTTGCCGGTCGTCATCAGCATCGGGCCGAACTTGTTGGACAGCGCCATCAGCGTGACGCCGCGAATGCGGGACTGGAGATTCTCCTCGGTGATGTCGACCTGGGTGTCGGCGAAATCATCCTCAAGCATCCGATCGAAGCCTTCCACGGCGGGCTGGATCGGGATGGTCGAATAGCGGCAGCCCAGCGCCTCGGCGCAGGCCATCGCATCGTCGAGGCTTTCCTGGCTGGTGTAGCGGCTCGGCAGCATCACCGCCCACACCCGCTCCGGCCCCAGCGCATCGGCGGCGATGGCGGCGCAGATGGCGCTGTCGATCCCGCCCGACATGCCGAGCACGACGCCCGGGAAGCCGTTCTTGTCCACGTAATCGCGCAAGGCGAGGACCATCGCGCAATAGATGTCCTCGGGATGATCGGCCAGCTTCTCGATCTGCCCACGGTCGCAGTTCCAGCCCCGCGCCGTGCGGGTCCAGTGCGTGCGCACCTCCCGTTCTTCCCAATCGGCCATCTGGACCGCGAGCTTGCCGTCGCCATTGACGACGAAGCTGCCGCCGTCGAACACCAACTCGTCCTGCCCGCCGACCCGGTTGAGATAGGCCAGCGGCAGGCCGGTATCCGCGGCGCGGCGCTTCGCCACCCCTTCGATCCGCAGCACGTCCTTCTCGATCTCGTAAGGGCTGCCGTTGACGCAGATCAGCAGCCCGGCCCCCATATCCGCGAGATGGCGGCAGACATCGGGATGCCAGATATCCTCGCACACCGGCAGGCCGAGCATCGCGCCGCGAAACAGCACCGGCTCCGGCAGCGGGCCGGGCGAGAACAGGCGCTTCTCGTCGAAAGTGCCGTAATTGGGCAGCTCGTGCTTGAAGCGCACCGCCGTCACGATCCCGCCATCCAGCAGCGCGACGCCATTGTGCAATGCCCCGTCCCGCACGAACACGCTGCCCACCAGGATCGCCGGGCCGCCGTCGTTGGTGGCCTGGGCCAGCCGGTCCAGCTCCGCCTGGGCGCGCTGGATCAGCGACGGCTTGAGGATCAGATCCTCCGCCGGATAGCCGATCAGCTGCATTTCCGGAAACACCACGAGATCGCTTTCGCGGGCGCGTTTGCGTACTTCCAGGATACGGGCGGCGTTGCCGCCGATATCGCCAACAGTCTGGTTGAGCTGGGCAAGGGTGATCGAGAGCGCGTCGGTCATGCCCATGATCTAGAGAGGGAAACGCCCATGGGCAATGGAGGCAAGCCATTCCCGTTGCAGGGAAGATGCCGGCCACCGGACCGGCCACCCCCGCTCCGGCTCCGCCAGCCGCGCAAATGACAGACGCAGGTTATGGTGGCGCGCATGGCCATGCAGCGCCTATAAAATGAATCGCGGTTTTTCCGACGGATGAAGGACACGGCAGCACAGGTGACGAAGGAAGTGGAGCTGAAGCTGGAGCTTGCCGCCGACGCCGCGGACAGGTTGGAAGCCGCGGGGTTGTTCCCGGGCCAGCCGGAAATCATTCGCCAGTATGCAATCTATTTCGACACGCCCGGCCATACCCTCTCCGCAGCCGGCCTTTCGCTGCGAATCCGCCGGAACGGCGACAGCCGGGTCCAGACGATCAAGGTGAAGGGCGGCGCGGCGGCGGGCCTGTTCGTCCGCAGCGAATGGGAGCGCGAGGTCGAGAGCGATGATCCGGTCATCGACGAAAGCACGCCGATCCCGGCGCTTATGAACGACAAGGCGGGCGGGATCGGCCCACTGTTCGCGGTGGAGAACGAACGGCATCTCTGGAACGGCGAAGCGGTGGAAATCTCCCTGGATCGCGGGCGCGTCATCGCCGGGGGGCGGGAGGCGCCGGTCTGTGAAGTGGAGCTGGAGCAGAAAGGCAGCGATCCAGCCACGATCTTCGCGCTGGCGCGGCGGATAAACGCCATCGCCCCGGTCCGTCTCGGCATACTGAGCAAGGCGGAACGCGGCTATCGGCTGCTGGGGCCGGAACTGACCGCGACCAAGGCCGAGCCGGTCAGGCTCGATGCCGACATGGCCACAGGGCGCGCGTTCCAGGAAATCGTCCACGCCTGCCTGCGCCAGTTCAGGCTGAACGAACCGCTGATCGCGGACCATCAGGATGCGGCGGCGCTGCATCAGGCGCGGGTCGCATTGCGGCGCCTGCGCTCGGCCCTATCCATCCATAAGCCGATGGCCGCCGACAAGCGCGCCGGCATATTGAACGGAGAGCTGCGCTGGCTGGCGGCCGAGCTGGGCAAGGCGCGCGACCTCGACGTGCTGATCGAGCGCGCCGCTGAAGGCCCGCTCAAGGCCCGCCTGATGGATGAGCGCGCCAAGGCCTATGCAGGCGCGATCGCCGCGATCGCCTCGGATCGGGCGCGCGCCGTCATGATCGACCTCGTCGAATGGATCTCGACCGGCGCATGGCTGTCGAACGCGAAGGGCCGCGAGCTGCGGGAACTTCCGGTGCGCGAATTCGCTGTCAGGACGCTCGACCGGCTTCGCAGGAAAGTGAAGAAGGGCGGCCGCGACCTGGAGGAATTGAGCGACGAAGCGCGGCACGAGGTCCGCAAGGCCGCCAAGAAGCTGCGCTATGCAACCGAATTCTACGCTTCTCTCTACGAGGGCAAGCGCGAACGCCGGCGGCACAAGCGCTTTCTTTCCGCCCTGGAGACGCTGCAGGACAAGCTCGGCATACTCAACGATCTCACCACCACGCCCGAGCTTTTGCGCAGGCTGGGCCTGATGGACAACCCGGCGGCGCAGGCCCTGCTCGGCGCGGGCAAGAAATCCCGCCTGCTGTCGGACGCCGCCGAGGCGCATGACGCCCTGCTGGATGCAAAGCGCTTCTGGCAGTGATCCGGCATCGGGCAGCGCGCTGTCATTGTGCTTTGACAATAAAAACGCGGCCAGCCAGACAGGCATAAAATCCAAAAGGAGAGAGAGATGTTCGATGGCGCCGGCAAGATCTTCCAGAACGCCTATATCGTCGACGATATAGATGCGATGATGGACCATTGGGTGAAGCTGGAAGGAGCGGGCCCGTTCTTCCTGCACCGCAATCTTCAACTCGATATCGAATATCGCGGCCAGCCCTCGTCGATCGACATCGATCTGGCGATCGGCCAAGCCGGGCCTGTCCATATCGAGCTGATCCAGGTGCATTGCGACAATCCGACCGTCTATACCGATACGGTGCCCAAAGGCTCCGGCCCGCGTTTTCATCACAATGGCTATCTCGCCAGGGATTTCGACGCGGCCGTCGCCGCCTATGAAGGGGCGGGTTACGAGATCGCGATGAAGGGCGTGTTCGGCGACACGCCGTTCGTCTATGTGGACACCTTCGATGCCGTCGGCTGCTTCACCGAATTCCACGAAGATACGGCGGAAATCCGCGCCATGTTCAAATATATCGCGGATGCCTCGACCGGGTGGGACGGCTCCCGCCCCATTCGCCCGATGTCCGAATTGCTGCAATGGATGAACGACTGACGCCAGTCGCCGGCTTCCGGGCGCGGCCACGGCGAATACAGGGATAGCACCCCGTTCGCGACGCCTGTTGCCTTGCTCGCCCGCCAATGCAAAACGGGCGTATGACGCTCCTTGCCTATTTCGGGGCCGCGCTTGCGGAAATTGCCGGCTGCTTCGCCTTCTGGGCATGGCTCAGGCTGGGCAAGTCCCCATGGTGGCTGGTCCCGGGCGTGGCCTCGCTGTGCCTGTTCGCCTGGCTGCTGACGCTGGTGGACACGGAACAGGCCGGTCGCGCCTATGCGGCCTATGGCGGAATCTACATCCTTTCAGCCCTGCTGTGGCTGTGGGCGGCAGAGGGGACCAGGCCCGACAAATGGGACACGCTGGGCGTTGCCGTGTGCATCATGGGGGCAGCCATCATCCTGTGGGGGCCG contains:
- a CDS encoding DUF1244 domain-containing protein; its protein translation is MPDRTDPLDLLPDSVAAAAFRRLVRHLRRRHDAQNIELMGLAGFCRNCLADWIDEAGAGLGKADARAAIHGMPMEEWKAKYQSEATPEQIARMEESMKKNADMG
- the pyk gene encoding pyruvate kinase, which codes for MAKLEPRNRKVKILATVGPASHDPAMLRRLLLAGADAFRVNMSHGDHATHAETIQAIRALEKEFARPIAILCDLQGPKLRVGTFKEGKAIIRHSGHFILDRDPAPGNENRVCLPHPELFGILEKGQRLLIDDGKIRLRIIRADDQEILCSAEVGGVISDRKGVNIPDVEIPIPALTDKDRKDLAFAVQNGADWIALSFVQRPEDIAEARRLMGGYGALCAKIEKPQAVKRLGEILELADAVMVARGDLGVELNPEEVPPLQKRIVAAARTVGKPVIVATQMLESMIESPAPTRAEVSDVANAVYDGADAVMLSAETAAGKWPEEAVTIMHRIAGEVERDPGYKGRVHFHATLPDATTADALSHACMTIAETVSIAAIIVFTGSGASARRVARERPATPMLVLTPSTGTARRMALLWGAHAVTTRDIGSFEEMIAKGKRMALRHGFGHAGSKLIALAGVPFGTPGATNLLHVVTLTGDELKRA
- the gltX gene encoding glutamate--tRNA ligase, yielding MDIVTRFAPSPTGRLHVGNIRTALHNWLLAKKGGGRFLLRIDDTDAERSREDYVEAIREDLAWLGLEPDAEERQSRRFDRYEAAFEALKGQGRAYPCYETAQELELKRKVLLGRGLPPIYDRGALKLTDADRAEKEAQGIAPHWRFKLDHGEPIAWQDGIRGAQHFDPAQLSDPVVRRADGSWLYMLPSAVDDIAMGVTDVLRGEDHVSNTAVQIQMFTALHAAPPRFAHEALLVGSEGKLSKRLGALGADAFRTRGIEPQALVALLARLGTSLPVEPIADRAQLVESFDLSTFGRAPARFDDAELERLNAAILHQLPFGEVRHRLPAGMSEQGWNAIRPNLSTLADAADWWRVVTGPVAQPPFDAETKAFLGQAAALLTWSDDPWHSLTGGLKEATGRKGKALFLPLRQALTGRDSGPDMAQLLPLIGEAEARARLERAAA
- a CDS encoding VOC family protein, producing MFDGAGKIFQNAYIVDDIDAMMDHWVKLEGAGPFFLHRNLQLDIEYRGQPSSIDIDLAIGQAGPVHIELIQVHCDNPTVYTDTVPKGSGPRFHHNGYLARDFDAAVAAYEGAGYEIAMKGVFGDTPFVYVDTFDAVGCFTEFHEDTAEIRAMFKYIADASTGWDGSRPIRPMSELLQWMND
- a CDS encoding CHAD domain-containing protein, with product MKDTAAQVTKEVELKLELAADAADRLEAAGLFPGQPEIIRQYAIYFDTPGHTLSAAGLSLRIRRNGDSRVQTIKVKGGAAAGLFVRSEWEREVESDDPVIDESTPIPALMNDKAGGIGPLFAVENERHLWNGEAVEISLDRGRVIAGGREAPVCEVELEQKGSDPATIFALARRINAIAPVRLGILSKAERGYRLLGPELTATKAEPVRLDADMATGRAFQEIVHACLRQFRLNEPLIADHQDAAALHQARVALRRLRSALSIHKPMAADKRAGILNGELRWLAAELGKARDLDVLIERAAEGPLKARLMDERAKAYAGAIAAIASDRARAVMIDLVEWISTGAWLSNAKGRELRELPVREFAVRTLDRLRRKVKKGGRDLEELSDEARHEVRKAAKKLRYATEFYASLYEGKRERRRHKRFLSALETLQDKLGILNDLTTTPELLRRLGLMDNPAAQALLGAGKKSRLLSDAAEAHDALLDAKRFWQ
- a CDS encoding YnfA family protein, which encodes MTLLAYFGAALAEIAGCFAFWAWLRLGKSPWWLVPGVASLCLFAWLLTLVDTEQAGRAYAAYGGIYILSALLWLWAAEGTRPDKWDTLGVAVCIMGAAIILWGPRPS
- a CDS encoding NAD+ synthase translates to MTDALSITLAQLNQTVGDIGGNAARILEVRKRARESDLVVFPEMQLIGYPAEDLILKPSLIQRAQAELDRLAQATNDGGPAILVGSVFVRDGALHNGVALLDGGIVTAVRFKHELPNYGTFDEKRLFSPGPLPEPVLFRGAMLGLPVCEDIWHPDVCRHLADMGAGLLICVNGSPYEIEKDVLRIEGVAKRRAADTGLPLAYLNRVGGQDELVFDGGSFVVNGDGKLAVQMADWEEREVRTHWTRTARGWNCDRGQIEKLADHPEDIYCAMVLALRDYVDKNGFPGVVLGMSGGIDSAICAAIAADALGPERVWAVMLPSRYTSQESLDDAMACAEALGCRYSTIPIQPAVEGFDRMLEDDFADTQVDITEENLQSRIRGVTLMALSNKFGPMLMTTGNKSEMSVGYATIYGDMAGGYNPLKDAYKMTVFAVSEWRNSHKPKIGLGPEGPVIPENIIRKPPSAELRPDQKDEDSLPPYPVLDAILLGLVEHEKSVEQVVAEGHDRDTVVRIERLLHLAEYKRRQAPPGVKLGARNFGRDRRYPITHKFRSG